The genomic DNA GAAAAAAATTACATTATAGCTAATATATTCAATATTAAATGCTTTATGGCAAAGAGCCATTTTTGCATTGAAGGTAATAAATTTAAATTTTTAGAAAGGAAAAGTAATGAGAATAGCTACATGGAACGTAAACTCTATTAGAGTTAGGCTTGATAAAATTTTAGATTGGATAACCCAAAAAAACATAGATGTTATAGCTATGCAAGAAATTAAAGCACCAGATGATAAATTTCCATATAATAATTTCAAAGATTTAGGTTATAATGTTGAAAGTTTTGGAGAAGTTGGTTTTAATGGTGTTGCAATTGCTTCGAAATTCCCAATGGAAAACGTTAAAAAAGGTTTCGCACTTGATGCAAGAGCCCAAAAGCGTATGATAAGCTGCGAAATTAATAGTATTAAAATTATAAATGTGTACATACCAAACGGTAAACAGGTTGGAACAGGTGATTATTACTATAAGTTAGATTACCTTTCTAAATTAAAAGAGTATTTAATTTCTTTAATGAAAGATACAAAACAAATAATACTTATGGGTGATTTAAATGTTGCATTATCAGACCTGGATGTTTATAATAGCTCGCAGATGAGTGATCAAATCGGCTTTACACACTCAGAGAAAAATGCCTTACAGGATATATTAAACATCGGTTTTTTTGATGTATGTCGCGAGTTTTATAAAGACAAAAAACTATTTAGTTTTTGGGATTATAGAGCAAATTCTTTTTTAAGAAACAAAGGCATGAGGGTAGATTATATTTTGACAACAAAAGAAATTTTTGAAAAAGTCGTGTTTTGCGATATAGACGAAAAAGAACGTGCAAAGCCTGGTGCATCTGACCACGCACCAGTTTATGCAAAAGTAAACATAAATACAGGCGGTGTATCATGAATTATCAGGACATACCACTAAAATTATCGGAGTTTTGGAAATCCAAAGGCTGTGTAATATTGCAACCCTACGACATTGAGTCTGGTGCGGGTACATTTCATCCTGCTACAGTATTAAAATCGCTTGGCGATAAGCCTTGGAGTGTTGCCTATACTGCTCCTTCAAGAAGACCAACCGATGGCAGGTATGGTGAAAATCCCAATAGACTCCAACATTACTACCAATATCAAGTAATTATTAAGCCTTCCCCGGAAGATATTCAGGACATGTATTTAGAAAGCCTTGAATTTTTAGGCATATCGGTAAAGCAACACGACATAAGGTTTGTTGAAGATAACTGGGAATCTCCTACGCTTGGCGCATGGGGTCTTGGCTGGGAAGTATGGTTAGATGGTATGGAAGTAACCCAGTTTACATATTTTCAACAGATTGGTGGTGTGGATTTAAAACTTATACCTGTTGAGATTACATACGGTACAGAACGATTGGGTATGTATATTCAGGGCGTTGAAAATGTTTTTGATATGAAATTTAATGATAAACTCACATATGGTGATATTCATAAAGCCGATGAGTGGGAGTATTCTACATACAATTTTGAAGTTGCTGATGTAAAAATGCTTTTTGAGTTATTTAACATGTTTGAAAATGAATCAAACAGGTGCATACAGGCTAATCTTATAAGGCCAGCGTATGATTATTGTATTAAATGTTCTCATGTTTTTAACCTGCTTGATGCAAGGAGTGCAATTAGCGTATCAGAGCGTACGCATTATATAAAAAGAGTGCGCGATCTGGCTGTTGCCATAGCAAAAGCTTATGTAGGAGAAAGCCAATGAGGGTATTGTTTGAATTGTTAACAGAAGAATTACCAGCAAAAGAGTTGCTTAATATAAATGATAGCTTGCTTTGTGCGGCTTTGGATAAGCATAATGTTGATTATCAGAGTGCCAGTGTATATTTTACGCCAAGACGCATAGCTGCTATAATTAATTGTAAAGAGTTTACAAAACAGCAAAATCAAAAA from Desulfurella sp. includes the following:
- the xth gene encoding exodeoxyribonuclease III, yielding MRIATWNVNSIRVRLDKILDWITQKNIDVIAMQEIKAPDDKFPYNNFKDLGYNVESFGEVGFNGVAIASKFPMENVKKGFALDARAQKRMISCEINSIKIINVYIPNGKQVGTGDYYYKLDYLSKLKEYLISLMKDTKQIILMGDLNVALSDLDVYNSSQMSDQIGFTHSEKNALQDILNIGFFDVCREFYKDKKLFSFWDYRANSFLRNKGMRVDYILTTKEIFEKVVFCDIDEKERAKPGASDHAPVYAKVNINTGGVS
- a CDS encoding glycine--tRNA ligase subunit alpha gives rise to the protein MNYQDIPLKLSEFWKSKGCVILQPYDIESGAGTFHPATVLKSLGDKPWSVAYTAPSRRPTDGRYGENPNRLQHYYQYQVIIKPSPEDIQDMYLESLEFLGISVKQHDIRFVEDNWESPTLGAWGLGWEVWLDGMEVTQFTYFQQIGGVDLKLIPVEITYGTERLGMYIQGVENVFDMKFNDKLTYGDIHKADEWEYSTYNFEVADVKMLFELFNMFENESNRCIQANLIRPAYDYCIKCSHVFNLLDARSAISVSERTHYIKRVRDLAVAIAKAYVGESQ